Proteins encoded by one window of Nicotiana tabacum cultivar K326 chromosome 10, ASM71507v2, whole genome shotgun sequence:
- the LOC107824497 gene encoding alkane hydroxylase MAH1-like, with product MAIISLLATIGYFEIFVAIFCFFVLAFQGRSSFIWNWPFLGMFPSLVFHIHRIHERSVEVLSRTRGTFLLKGLWFTNMDILGTVDPANVQYIMSANFTNFPKGRELRKIFDVLGDGIFSSDMDLWKNQRKLARALITHQRFHKCLTKISLDKVKNGLIPILELIAKEDRIVDLQDVFKRFTFDTTCKLLTGFESCCLSLEFPEVPFLKAMDDAKYVVSIRYLLPESIWKLQKWLGVGPEMQLRKASDVLDRVIGEYILMKREELSRVEKCKENEEGFDLLTPYIINDGERTSGLKFDKFLRDTFLNFMFAGHDTVSSGLTWFIWLVSTHPEVEKNIREELRAIIPPEEAEKWRLFTADELKNVIYLHAALCESLRLYPPVAFQHKTPLEPDILPSGHHVHPNMRVMIPLYAMGRMESIWGKDASEFKPHRWISDRGTINYEPSYKFFSFNAGPRTCLGKEAAFTQMKVVVATIIHNYQIEMVKGHVVYPNVSVMLYMKHGFKVRVKRKWA from the coding sequence ATGGCTATTATTTCTCTATTGGCCACAATAGGGTACTTTGAGATTTTTGTAGCAATCTTTTGCTTTTTTGTCTTGGCTTTCCAAGGCAGAAGTAGCTTTATATGGAACTGGCCATTTCTTGGGATGTTTCCAAGCCTTGTTTTCCATATACATAGAATTCATGAAAGGAGTGTAGAGGTTCTTTCAAGAACTAGGGGTACTTTCTTGCTGAAAGGTCTTTGGTTTACTAATATGGACATTCTTGGTACAGTGGATCCTGCAAATGTACAGTATATTATGAGTGCAAATTTTACAAATTTTCCAAAGGGGCGCGAACTCAGGAAGATTTTTGATGTTCTAGGTGATGGAATTTTTAGTTCTGACATGGATCTGTGGAAGAATCAAAGGAAACTTGCTAGAGCATTGATCACTCATCAGAGATTCCACAAGTGTTTGACGAAAATCAGCTTGGACAAGGTAAAAAATGGCTTGATTCCAATCCTTGAGCTCATTGCTAAAGAAGATAGAATTGTTGATTTGCAAGATGTTTTCAAGAGATTCACCTTTGATACGACGTGTAAATTACTCACAGGATTTGAATCTTGTTGCCTCTCTCTTGAATTCCCGGAAGTTCCCTTCTTGAAAGCCATGGATGATGCTAAATATGTTGTATCCATCCGATATTTATTGCCAGAAAGTATTTGGAAGTTGCAAAAATGGCTAGGAGTTGGGCCTGAAATGCAACTAAGAAAAGCTTCGGATGTTCTTGATCGTGTTATAGGTGAGTATATATTGATGAAGCGCGAAGAATTGAGTAGAGTTGAAAAATGTAAGGAAAACGAAGAGGGTTTTGATTTATTAACACCATACATAATCAACGATGGAGAAAGAACATCAGGGTTGAAGTTTGACAAGTTCTTAAGGGATACCTTTTTAAACTTCATGTTCGCCGGGCATGACACGGTTAGCTCAGGCCTTACGTGGTTCATTTGGTTGGTGTCCACACATCCTGAGGTTGAGAAGAATATAAGGGAAGAACTTAGGGCTATTATCCCACCAGAAGAAGCTGAAAAATGGAGGCTTTTTACGGCTGATGAGTTGAAAAATGTGATTTATTTACACGCTGCATTGTGTGAATCACTGAGGCTATATCCCCCTGTCGCATTTCAGCATAAGACTCCACTAGAACCTGATATTCTCCCTAGTGGCCACCATGTTCATCCTAATATGAGAGTGATGATTCCTTTATATGCAATGGGAAGGATGGAATCCATCTGGGGAAAGGATGCCTCGGAATTCAAGCCACACAGATGGATTTCAGACCGTGGAACGATTAACTATGAGCCATCTTACAAGTTCTTTTCTTTCAATGCAGGACCAAGAACATGCTTAGGAAAAGAAGCAGCTTTCACTCAAATGAAAGTAGTAGTTGCTACTATCATCCATAATTACCAAATTGAAATGGTGAAAGGTCATGTTGTTTACCCTAATGTCTCCGTTATGCTCTACATGAAACATGGCTTTAAAGTTAGAGTTAAGAGGAAGTGGGCATAG